From Pirellulaceae bacterium:
CATACTGGGTGCTGGTAGATCGGCCTCGCCGAAATTCAGTTGCGTCAGTTGCTGCCCTATTTCCAAGTCAATCGAATGCCCATCCAAGAGACTGGGGGACGTCTGAATTCGATTGCTCGTTACCATGGATCGTACCGCGTAAGTTCCAGTAGCGGCTTGCAGGCGGTAGTCGCCGTTGCTATCCGTTGTGGTGAAATCTTCGCCGTCGTTCCAAACGCCATCGTTGTTAGCATCCAGGAAAATGGTGAAGTCTTCGAGTCCCGGCTCATTTGGGTCCTTGACACCATTGGTGTTGAGGTCTTCATACTTGGTTCCCGACACCAGGCCAATTCCATCGACGCCCTCGATGATGACCAGTTGGTCGGAAGCTGTGAGTGGAAGTTCGCCAAAGGGCGGACTGTTGTCGAAATTGATCGGGAGGTTGGCGATCGTATCAGCAACGGTCATATCGAGCAGTTGACCGAAGGCGGTGAAGCTGTTGTTTTCTGGTAGATCGAGGGATGAGTTGTCATTCAGGTTGATGAAGAATTGACTTGTTGCACTGTTGGGATCACCGCCCAGCTTTGCCATGGCAATCGTTGCTCGTAGATTCGAAATACCTGGCTCATTTTGAATCTGCCCCTTGCTCGGAATACTTTCAAACTGATCGGTGCTCGTGAATTGCGAAGACTGACTCGTGAATCCACCACCTTGAATCACAAAGTTGGGGACCGAGCGGTGAATGAACGAATTGTCGTAGCTGCCGTCATTGGCGTAGGATAAGAAATTGGCGACGGTTCCCATGACTGGAGCGGAAGATTGTTTGTCAAAGAGTTCAAGGTAGAGATCGCCAAGGTTTGTTTGCAGAGCCACCACCGTGTTCTGACCAAAGGTCAACAGAATTTCATCACCATGTTGGATGTCATAGTCCTCATAGCCATTTGAAATCTCACCATTTACAAACATCCGAATCGAGTGGTCTGCATCGGTCATATTTCCAAGCAGATTGTCAGATTCGAAGGTCGCGTCGGGGTTGTTTCCGACTTCGCCTGCCATCGTTCGCCAAGTGTCAAAGAAGGCGTTGAGCCTGTTGCTAACGAGGGGTTCGTCCGCAATGGGAGAGATGATCAGGTTGCCGTTCGCATCGGTTCGGGTTTGTGAAAGGAGACTGCCGTCAGCCGCCACACCAAGGTTAGCTGGGATTTCTACCTGCTGCCCGTCTACAAAGATCGTGAGACTCGCTGACTGAGAGGTTTGCTCGGACAACGTCCAGAGTTGAAAACCTGTGCCTCCATCATCTGCATTGAACAGCACGATATCCTGATAGCCGAAGAATGAGTTAGGGGAGGAATCTTGGTCGCCGACAAAGAGATCCGCGACCTGAGTTGTGCCATTCAAAGTGCCGTCGGTCGTATATAGTTCTCGCCCCTGTTCCGTGCTGGCCGCCGAGAAGTAAACCTTGCCATCGATGTCGGTCAGATAACGTGGATCGGATCCTACCGATCCGCTGTTCAGGTCGCGAATCTGTACGGTGCCTGCTTCCGACCCGTCACTTTTCCAGATTTCTACTCCGTCGTCGCCGTTGTCAGCAGTGAAAATCAGCGTTCCGTTTGAGCTAATCAGTTCAGGTTGAAACAGACCACTTTCAGCTCCAGGAACAATATCTCGGACGAGTTCAACCGTCTCGAGAGTACGGTTGTAACGAAACAGCTCTTCTCCCGTATTCGGATTGACTCCTGTGAAAAACAGGGTGCCGTTGACGTCGGTCAGATTTCTCGGGTAGGAGGAATAGGGGTAGGTACCGTATTCATCCGTGAAGGAGCCCGTGAATAGGTCTTCTACCATCACGGTACCCGCGTCCGTACCATCACTCATCCACAGTTCTTCACCGTTCTCATCGACGGCGGTGAAGAAAAGAGTGCCATCGACATTCGTCAGCTGGGTTGGAAGTGATCGTAAGGCTCCATCACCGTAGGGATATTGGTAGCCCTCCCCCGTGTGAATATCGCGGACTAAGACGGTACCATCCGCGCTGCCATCGCTTTTCCAAAGCTCGACTCCGTTGCTTGCATTATCTGCGGCAAAGAATAGTGTTCCGTCGACTTCGACGAAACCATTCGGGGAGGAGGCATAAGGATAGGAACCGTAGTAATAGTTTTCGTATTGACCTGGGGCAATATCCTTCAGCATCATCGTGCCCCCGGACGTGCCATCACTCATCCACAATTCGCTGCCATTTATGCCGTCGTCGGCAGAGAAGTAGAGCTTGCCATCAAAACTGATCAAATGGGTGGGTGATGACGAATACGGCTGATTGTCGTAGTCAAAGCCTGTCTGGATGTCCTTCAGCATCAGGGTGCCGGATTCGGTTCCATCACTGGCCCATAGCTCACGACCATTTGCCCCATTGTCTGCCGTGAAGTACAGCTTTCCGTCCAACTCCGTTAAATCGGCCGGATTCGAGTTTTCAAAGCCCGGGGAAATGTCTCGCACGATGTTGCTTCCCACTGCCGTGCCATCGGTGACCCAAAGTTCACGCCCGCGTTCTTCGTCTTGGGCCGTGAAAAACACAACCTCACCGACTTGGACAAAGTCCGTCGGAAATGAGTCACCTTCGGTATCCAAAAGGATCATCTCCGGGATACCGGCTAGCAGACAGCGTGCTTCTAACTTGTCAATCGACATGCGTGAGCTCTGGCGCTGAGCATTCGTGCGGGAACGTCGTCGTCGTTTTCTCTGAAAAAAACTCATTCGATTGGCCTCTGAGATAATTCTGCAAACTTTGTTTGGGTTGCCTGGATCGAGTGGGATTCCTTGCCGGGTTTTAGATTTTGAGTGCTGGAGTCGTTTCCCCGGTCTGTCCGCTTGGTACCGTCCAGATGGCACTCTTGCCGTCTTCTTGTGAAAAAGGGCCACGCATGGTTGTGAGTGGTTTGTCGGGAATGAGTGAAACATCAAAGACTTCTTCGACACCCGTTTTGAATTCAAATTGGCCCAGCAATTCGCTTCGCTCCAGGTCGACTACGGCGACACCACACTTCAATCGATCGCGATCTTCCGCAATCGGCATTCCGCCGAATGTCGACGTTTCACGGATGCGCGATAGCCCAATAAAACCGTATCGACCGTGAATCGCGAGGCCTCGTGTATAGCCGGGAAAGCGAGCCACAATTTCTGCCTTGCCGTTGTTCGGGTCGATTCGAACTAATCCGCCGCGTCCCGAATCAAGTAACCAAATCTGTTGATTGTGTACGCGCGGAGAATGTGGCATCGCGAAGCCTCTCGCCACGACCTCAGATGAGCCAATATCAATCAGACTTCCTGTTTTGACTTTGTCTTCTCGCCAAGCGCCGGCTCGATCAGTTTCCCCCATGACGGTCACATACTTGGGACGGCCCGCTTCCATGGCCAATCCATTCAAGTGGCAACGGTCTTCCGGAGCCAACGCCGAAATAAAGCTCGGTTGCCATCGAGGCACGAAACTGTAGTTGGGGTCCAGCGTGCAGAGACAGGAAAAAAG
This genomic window contains:
- a CDS encoding TIGR03032 family protein: MLKHDTHVPIDTLPIQFKMDEPIRSNGRELAENANQREVRFEHSTNFPELLTELGLTVLITTYQAGKIVLLGAQQQQLALSFHNFDRPMGIALNHGRSTLAVAAKNKIWFLRNAADIANRMAPPVDACFLTRTAHVTGEIQAHEMGWVDDELWIVNTLFSCLCTLDPNYSFVPRWQPSFISALAPEDRCHLNGLAMEAGRPKYVTVMGETDRAGAWREDKVKTGSLIDIGSSEVVARGFAMPHSPRVHNQQIWLLDSGRGGLVRIDPNNGKAEIVARFPGYTRGLAIHGRYGFIGLSRIRETSTFGGMPIAEDRDRLKCGVAVVDLERSELLGQFEFKTGVEEVFDVSLIPDKPLTTMRGPFSQEDGKSAIWTVPSGQTGETTPALKI